DNA sequence from the Desulfovibrio sp. Fe33 genome:
GCGCTACCTGCACGAGCGGGGATTGCGGATATTCAGCTCGCCCTACTCCATCCTGCGCGCCCTGGACCGGCTGTCCTGCACCATCTCCCTCCAGCTCAAGGACATCCCCATGCCGCCCACGACCATCACCGAGAGTGTGGACCAGGCCATGACGGCGTTGGAAAACTACGGCGAGGCCGTGTTCAAGCCGCTCTACACCTCCAAGGCGCGCGGCATGTTCGTGCTGAAGAACGGTCCCGACGCCCGGGCGGCCATCGAGGAATACCGGGCCGACCATCCCATCATGTACATCCAGAAGACCATCGACCTGGGCGACCTGGACCTGGGCATAGCCTTTCTCGGCGGCGAGTACCTGACCACCTATGCCCGATGCAAGACCAACGGGGCGTGGAACACCACCACGGCCTCGGGCGGCAAGTACAGGCCTTATGAACCGGCCCCCGAAATAATCGAGCTGGCCCGCAAGGCCCA
Encoded proteins:
- a CDS encoding GAK system ATP-grasp enzyme gives rise to the protein MKIGVIGIEGGWSSEKLADTVAEKTGGERVLINMEDVRLDLPSGKAYYNGHTLNDFDALIIKKIGARYSPDLLDRLEVLRYLHERGLRIFSSPYSILRALDRLSCTISLQLKDIPMPPTTITESVDQAMTALENYGEAVFKPLYTSKARGMFVLKNGPDARAAIEEYRADHPIMYIQKTIDLGDLDLGIAFLGGEYLTTYARCKTNGAWNTTTASGGKYRPYEPAPEIIELARKAQADFNLDFTCVDVAITDDGPYVFEVSVFGGFRGIQETSGIDAAARYVDYVMEKLK